One Streptomyces hundungensis DNA segment encodes these proteins:
- a CDS encoding SigE family RNA polymerase sigma factor produces MTDAEFEEFYTHSVKPLVGQVYLMTGDLHEAQDVVQEAFVRAWTRRARLDAGAGPDAWVRTTAWRLAVSRWRRGRRATEAWRRHSRAHTTEAPAPDPGTVALIDALRELSDRQRRVAVLHYVCDLSVDQVAHETGISAGTVKTHLSRARAALAPRLLEEEHGV; encoded by the coding sequence TTGACCGACGCCGAGTTCGAGGAGTTCTACACGCACTCCGTGAAACCGCTGGTCGGCCAGGTGTACCTGATGACCGGCGACCTCCACGAGGCCCAGGACGTAGTCCAGGAGGCCTTCGTGAGGGCCTGGACCCGCCGCGCGAGGCTGGACGCGGGCGCGGGCCCGGACGCCTGGGTGCGCACCACCGCCTGGCGACTCGCCGTGAGCCGCTGGCGCAGGGGCCGCCGCGCCACGGAGGCCTGGCGCCGCCACAGCCGGGCCCACACCACCGAGGCCCCCGCCCCGGACCCCGGCACCGTCGCCCTGATCGACGCCCTGCGAGAGCTCTCCGACCGCCAGCGCCGGGTCGCCGTACTGCACTACGTGTGCGACCTGAGCGTGGACCAGGTCGCCCACGAGACCGGCATCTCCGCCGGCACCGTCAAGACGCACCTGTCGCGCGCCCGGGCCGCCCTCGCGCCCCGTCTCCTGGAGGAGGAACACGGTGTCTGA
- a CDS encoding YfhO family protein, whose amino-acid sequence MPTLEAAHAPPVAPVRGPAARRPGARAAALSALISLVSVCGADAVAGVIPLGPLQRHTRAINDLGNQFVPFHAHLWDLLHGRAEGGLLLNWQSGYGTSFLPDLGTYLGSPFAPLVALFPRDRIDLAVYAITVLKMAAAAAAMTVLLLALRPVVRHRWAAGVLGAAYALCGWSVLESIYNPMWLDGLIAFPLLCLVGHWARSGRRPVLGPLIVALAWIANFYTAYMATIGAGLVLLLLLYVDRATDMRSTYSRIRTALVAARSVAIGVGLAAPILFTVYLGTRHAHPGWVREFAPVSWPDYLARTLPGTYSFSSPAVFLGTGALFLACTLGFHRAVPRRERFAWSGLALAVALSFQWKPTHLAWHAFVTPNGSPYRQTFVLCGLLVIAAWVSLSYGIPGRRALLGGGGVLALIAAGAAFSELVSAWTYPLLAAGLAATVGGLFLARRGRRGPTLVALALLAGAQIAQAGVTVAYGDQERAARMDGYPAWSARHTARAARESEASGWPAYRTDPGRLQITNNDPLLLGGEGAAYYSSLTPEVLNRTLTALGGGWTSRGRAVQTLDNPVTDAIFSVGARIRVAGKDGEPVLVRAAATPPLVTLRPPGPQPAYGDDPFGNQELLLGARVYMRRTLAQGCPAGTDIFLWAPEHFGSARLGSGPAVEMRGGAPSRRAPMLPFGTSAGPGAASRITLSPVDRRAELGCLDRVALDRAVAALRAKGAAKVSVADSSIRAELPAGATGTAVFAMPRIAGWSCRVDGAAAAPAGDYLGLTAVALPSGARAVECSFRPPGLRSGSLVGGAALLALLSVAGWGRYRRTSRAGGYAPRTSRWWARARRSSAG is encoded by the coding sequence ATGCCGACCCTCGAAGCCGCCCACGCCCCGCCGGTGGCCCCGGTACGCGGCCCCGCCGCCCGCCGCCCCGGCGCCCGGGCCGCCGCCCTCTCCGCACTGATCAGCCTGGTCTCGGTGTGCGGCGCGGACGCCGTCGCCGGGGTGATCCCGCTGGGCCCGCTCCAGCGCCACACCCGCGCCATCAACGACCTGGGCAACCAGTTCGTCCCCTTCCACGCCCACCTGTGGGACCTGCTGCACGGTCGCGCCGAGGGCGGGCTGCTCCTCAACTGGCAGTCGGGGTACGGGACTTCGTTCCTGCCCGACCTCGGTACGTATCTGGGCAGCCCGTTCGCCCCGCTCGTCGCGCTCTTCCCGCGCGACCGCATCGACCTCGCGGTGTACGCGATCACCGTCCTGAAGATGGCCGCCGCGGCCGCCGCGATGACGGTGCTGCTGCTCGCGCTGCGCCCGGTGGTCCGCCACCGCTGGGCGGCGGGGGTGCTCGGCGCCGCGTACGCGCTGTGCGGCTGGTCGGTCCTGGAGTCCATCTACAACCCGATGTGGCTGGACGGCCTGATCGCCTTCCCGCTGCTCTGCCTGGTCGGCCACTGGGCCAGGAGCGGCCGGCGGCCGGTCCTCGGCCCGCTGATCGTGGCGCTCGCCTGGATCGCCAACTTCTACACCGCGTACATGGCGACGATCGGAGCCGGGCTCGTCCTGCTCCTCCTCCTGTACGTGGACCGCGCGACGGACATGCGGTCGACGTACAGCAGGATCCGGACGGCGCTGGTGGCCGCGCGGTCGGTGGCGATCGGCGTCGGGCTCGCGGCGCCGATCCTGTTCACCGTCTACCTGGGCACCCGGCACGCGCACCCGGGCTGGGTGCGGGAGTTCGCGCCGGTGTCCTGGCCGGACTATCTGGCCCGCACCCTGCCCGGCACCTACTCCTTCTCCTCCCCCGCCGTCTTCCTCGGCACCGGCGCGCTCTTCCTCGCCTGCACCCTCGGCTTCCACCGCGCGGTTCCGCGCCGCGAACGGTTCGCGTGGAGCGGGCTCGCCCTCGCCGTCGCGCTCTCCTTCCAGTGGAAGCCGACCCATCTGGCCTGGCACGCCTTCGTCACCCCCAACGGCAGCCCTTACCGCCAGACGTTCGTCCTGTGCGGGCTGCTGGTGATCGCCGCCTGGGTCTCCCTGTCGTACGGCATACCCGGGCGGCGCGCGCTGCTCGGCGGGGGCGGTGTGCTCGCCCTGATCGCGGCGGGCGCCGCCTTCAGCGAACTGGTCTCCGCGTGGACGTATCCGCTGCTCGCGGCGGGCCTGGCGGCCACCGTGGGCGGCCTGTTCCTGGCCCGGCGCGGCCGGCGCGGGCCGACGCTCGTCGCGCTCGCCCTGCTGGCCGGGGCACAGATCGCCCAGGCGGGGGTGACGGTGGCGTACGGGGACCAGGAGCGGGCGGCCCGCATGGACGGCTATCCCGCCTGGAGTGCCCGGCACACGGCGCGCGCCGCACGGGAGTCGGAGGCTTCCGGCTGGCCCGCCTACCGCACCGACCCGGGCCGGCTCCAGATCACCAACAACGATCCGCTGCTGCTCGGCGGCGAGGGCGCTGCCTACTACTCCAGTCTCACCCCGGAGGTCTTGAACCGTACGCTGACCGCGCTCGGCGGCGGCTGGACCTCGCGGGGGCGGGCGGTGCAGACCCTGGACAACCCGGTGACCGACGCGATCTTCTCGGTGGGCGCGCGGATCCGCGTCGCGGGCAAGGACGGCGAGCCGGTACTGGTCCGGGCCGCCGCGACGCCGCCGCTGGTCACCCTCCGCCCGCCCGGGCCCCAACCGGCGTACGGCGACGACCCGTTCGGCAACCAGGAGCTTCTGCTCGGCGCCCGCGTCTATATGCGGCGCACCCTCGCCCAGGGCTGTCCCGCCGGGACCGACATCTTCCTGTGGGCGCCGGAACACTTCGGCAGCGCCCGCCTCGGGTCGGGGCCCGCCGTCGAGATGCGCGGCGGAGCACCCAGCCGCCGGGCTCCGATGTTGCCGTTCGGCACGTCGGCGGGCCCGGGCGCCGCCTCGCGCATCACCCTGAGCCCCGTCGACCGGCGTGCCGAACTGGGCTGCCTGGACCGGGTGGCGCTTGACCGGGCGGTCGCCGCCCTGCGGGCGAAGGGCGCCGCGAAGGTCTCGGTCGCGGACAGCTCGATCCGCGCCGAACTCCCCGCCGGGGCCACCGGAACGGCGGTGTTCGCGATGCCCCGCATCGCGGGCTGGAGCTGCCGCGTCGACGGCGCGGCGGCGGCCCCCGCGGGCGACTACCTGGGCCTGACCGCCGTCGCCCTGCCGTCCGGCGCCCGCGCGGTGGAGTGCTCCTTCCGCCCGCCGGGCCTGCGTTCGGGCTCGCTGGTGGGCGGCGCGGCACTGCTCGCGCTGCTAAGCGTGGCGGGGTGGGGCCGATACCGCCGGACGTCCCGGGCGGGCGGTTACGCCCCCCGGACTTCCCGCTGGTGGGCAAGGGCGCGGCGCAGCTCGGCGGGGTAG
- a CDS encoding HNH endonuclease family protein — MRIYRTALPATALAASLVLTGCGGDGAGKGGAPGPKGAAGSALSAVDALPVKGRAPKTGYSRDQFGKGWTDTDHNGCETREDILKRDLVDVKLKDKCDIASGRLVHDPYTGESITFTRGASKIDIDHVVALSDAWQKGAQQWDRQKRAAFANDPLNLIAVDASANRRKSDGDAATWLPPYKAYRCTYVADQVAVKKKYGVWLTDAEKAAMKTVLDGCPDQKLPAG; from the coding sequence ATGCGTATCTATCGAACTGCCCTGCCCGCGACCGCCCTCGCGGCCTCGCTCGTGCTCACCGGCTGCGGGGGTGACGGCGCCGGGAAGGGCGGTGCGCCCGGGCCGAAGGGCGCGGCCGGGTCCGCGCTGTCCGCGGTGGACGCGCTGCCCGTCAAGGGGCGGGCGCCGAAGACCGGGTACAGCCGGGACCAGTTCGGCAAGGGCTGGACGGACACCGATCACAACGGCTGTGAGACCCGCGAGGACATACTCAAGCGGGACCTGGTGGACGTGAAGCTGAAGGACAAGTGCGACATCGCGTCCGGCCGGCTCGTCCACGACCCGTACACCGGGGAGTCCATCACGTTCACCCGGGGTGCCAGCAAGATCGACATCGATCATGTGGTGGCGCTGTCGGACGCGTGGCAGAAGGGCGCCCAGCAGTGGGACAGGCAGAAGCGGGCCGCGTTCGCCAACGATCCGCTGAACCTGATCGCCGTCGACGCGAGCGCCAACCGCCGCAAGAGCGACGGCGACGCGGCGACCTGGCTGCCGCCGTACAAGGCGTACCGCTGTACGTATGTGGCGGATCAGGTGGCGGTGAAGAAGAAGTACGGCGTGTGGCTGACCGATGCCGAGAAGGCCGCCATGAAGACGGTCCTTGACGGCTGTCCCGACCAGAAGCTCCCGGCGGGCTGA
- a CDS encoding N-6 DNA methylase yields the protein MPDQAVEVTAAAIARLAGVGRAAVSNWRRRHADFPKPVGGTETSPSFALHDVERWLREQGKVAEVPLRERIWQQLSAHPAGALTALVHAGCALLVVRERPTAWRELAALDDTELTARLPALIEEVLGERFGQAGPAPHRGGRGQGRPPGDRGVHSRSVNTPGVADLAPSVPLVRGAAELAGEVGAREAFEFLLGRHLDANPRQYTLTPRGPAELMAALAGPAATVLDPACGTGTLLCALPDAGALHAQDADPDLAALTGLRLALAGTADVRAAAADSLRADAFEHLAADAVLCHPPFNERSWGHDELAYDPRWEYGLPARTESELAWVQHALARLREGGTAVLLMPPAAASRRSGRRVRADLLRRGALRAVVALPAGAAPPYGIPLHLWVLRRPGAATAGGAPELLLVDTAGIEGVAVDGGRDRLPWPALRSAVLDAWTPFDRDGTVAERAGLSRSVPVIDLLDDDVDLSPARHLPPPAAEGAAALDAIRERLDAALRRTTELTPPPAAPAPPSGPAAHRRLTTVGELARAGALVLRPGGAGAGPDGPPVLTEHDVLAGTAPSGALPEGPAEEPVLTRAGDVVVPVLGGGTVARVVSEADAGAALGRNLQLLRPEPDALDPWFLAGFLRGTANNRQASSYATTASRLDVRRLHLPRLALAEQRRYGERFRALAAFEDALRLAGRLGEQLVQGLHDGLTDGTVEPE from the coding sequence GTGCCGGACCAAGCAGTAGAGGTGACCGCCGCCGCCATCGCCCGGCTCGCGGGGGTGGGCCGCGCGGCCGTCAGCAACTGGCGCCGCAGACATGCCGACTTCCCCAAGCCCGTCGGCGGCACCGAGACCAGCCCCTCCTTCGCCCTCCATGACGTCGAGCGATGGCTGCGCGAGCAGGGCAAGGTGGCCGAGGTCCCGCTGCGCGAACGGATCTGGCAACAGCTCTCCGCCCACCCCGCGGGCGCCCTCACCGCCCTGGTACACGCGGGCTGCGCCCTCCTCGTCGTACGCGAACGACCCACCGCCTGGCGGGAGTTGGCGGCCCTCGACGACACGGAACTCACCGCGCGGCTGCCGGCGCTGATCGAAGAGGTGCTCGGGGAGCGGTTCGGGCAGGCGGGCCCCGCGCCGCATCGGGGAGGGCGGGGACAGGGCCGCCCACCGGGGGATCGCGGTGTTCACAGTCGCTCTGTGAACACTCCCGGCGTCGCCGATCTCGCCCCCTCCGTCCCCCTGGTGCGCGGCGCTGCCGAACTCGCCGGGGAGGTGGGCGCCCGGGAGGCCTTCGAGTTCCTGCTCGGACGCCACCTCGACGCCAACCCCCGCCAGTACACGCTCACTCCGCGGGGCCCCGCCGAGCTGATGGCCGCCCTCGCCGGACCCGCGGCCACCGTCCTCGACCCGGCCTGCGGCACCGGCACCCTGTTGTGCGCGCTGCCCGATGCCGGCGCCCTGCATGCCCAGGACGCCGACCCCGACCTCGCCGCCCTCACCGGACTCCGGCTCGCCCTGGCCGGCACCGCCGACGTGCGCGCCGCGGCCGCCGACTCGCTGCGCGCGGACGCCTTCGAGCACCTCGCCGCCGACGCCGTGCTGTGCCACCCGCCGTTCAACGAGCGGTCCTGGGGCCATGACGAACTCGCCTACGACCCGCGCTGGGAGTACGGCCTGCCCGCCCGCACCGAGTCCGAACTCGCCTGGGTGCAGCACGCGTTGGCCCGGCTGCGCGAGGGCGGCACCGCCGTGCTCCTGATGCCGCCCGCGGCCGCCTCCCGCCGCTCGGGGCGCCGCGTCCGCGCCGACCTGCTGCGCCGCGGCGCGCTGCGCGCGGTCGTCGCGCTGCCCGCCGGGGCCGCGCCCCCGTACGGCATCCCCCTGCACCTGTGGGTGCTGCGCCGGCCGGGCGCCGCCACCGCGGGCGGTGCGCCCGAGCTGCTCCTCGTCGACACCGCGGGCATCGAGGGCGTCGCGGTCGACGGCGGCCGCGACCGGCTGCCCTGGCCCGCCCTGCGCTCGGCGGTGCTCGACGCCTGGACGCCCTTCGACCGGGACGGCACGGTCGCCGAACGGGCCGGGCTCAGCCGGTCGGTGCCGGTCATCGACCTCCTCGACGACGACGTCGACCTCTCCCCGGCCCGCCATCTGCCGCCGCCCGCCGCCGAGGGCGCCGCCGCCCTCGACGCCATACGCGAACGTCTCGACGCCGCCCTGCGGCGCACCACCGAGCTGACCCCGCCGCCCGCCGCGCCCGCGCCCCCCTCCGGCCCGGCCGCCCACCGCCGGCTCACCACCGTCGGCGAACTCGCCCGCGCGGGCGCCCTGGTGCTGCGGCCGGGCGGCGCGGGCGCCGGCCCCGACGGTCCCCCCGTCCTCACCGAACACGACGTCCTGGCCGGCACCGCGCCCTCGGGGGCCCTGCCCGAAGGGCCCGCCGAGGAGCCGGTGCTGACCCGGGCGGGCGACGTCGTGGTGCCCGTGCTCGGCGGCGGCACGGTCGCCCGGGTCGTGAGCGAGGCCGACGCGGGCGCGGCCCTCGGCCGCAACCTCCAACTGCTGCGGCCCGAACCGGACGCCCTGGACCCGTGGTTCCTCGCCGGATTCCTGCGCGGCACCGCCAACAACCGCCAGGCCAGCAGCTATGCCACCACCGCCTCCCGGCTCGACGTGCGCCGACTGCACCTGCCCCGGCTGGCGCTGGCCGAACAGCGCCGCTACGGGGAACGGTTCCGGGCGCTCGCCGCATTCGAGGACGCGCTGCGGCTCGCGGGACGCCTCGGCGAGCAGCTCGTCCAGGGCCTGCACGACGGTCTGACGGACGGCACGGTCGAGCCGGAGTGA
- the mfd gene encoding transcription-repair coupling factor produces the protein MSLHGLLDAVVRDPALAEAVRAATDGHRMHLDLVGPPAARPFAIAALARDAGRSVLAVTATGREAEDLAAALRSMLPAEEIVEYPSWETLPHERLSPRSDTVGRRLAVLRRLSHPSKDDPSAGPVSVVVAPIRSVLQPQVKGLGDLEPVSLRTGQSADLNEIVEGLAAAAYARVELVEKRGEFAVRGGILDVFPPTEEHPLRVEFWGDDVEEIRYFKVADQRSLEVAEHGLWAPPCRELLLTDEVRTRAAALAEQHPELGELLGKIAEGIAVEGMESLAPVLVDEMELLIDVLPQGSMAVVCDPERVRTRAADLVATSQEFLQASWAASAGGGEAPIDVDAASLWGIADVRDRARELNMMWWSVSPFAADDADLDDETLKLGMHAPEAYRGDIQRALADTKQWLADGWRTVYVTAGHGPASRTVEVLGGEGIAARLDAEIDELTPSVVQVTCGAIDFGFVDPALGLAVLTETDLTGQRSATKDLGRMPARRRKTIDPLTLEVGDYIVHEQHGVGRYIEMVQRTVQNATREYLLVEYAPAKRGQPGDRLYIPTDQLEQVTKYVGGEAPTLHRLGGADWTKTKARAKKAVKEIAADLIRLYSARMAAPGHAFGADTPWQRELEDAFPYTETPDQLSTIAEVKEDMEKTVPMDRLICGDVGYGKTEIAVRAAFKAVQDGKQVAVLVPTTLLVQQHFGTFTERYAQFPVVVRALSRFQSDTEAKATLEGLKDGSVDLVIGTHRLFSSETKFKDLGLVIVDEEQRFGVEHKEQLKKLRANVDVLTMSATPIPRTLEMAVTGIREMSTITTPPEERHPVLTFVGPYEEKQIGAAVRRELLREGQVFYIHNRVESIDRAAARLREIVPEARIQIAHGQMGESQLEQVVVDFWEKKFDVLVSTTIVESGIDISNANTLIVERGDNFGLSQLHQLRGRVGRGRDRGYAYFLYPPEKPLTETAHERLATIAQHTEMGAGMYVAMKDLEIRGAGNLLGGEQSGHIAGVGFDLYVRMVGEAVADYRAQMEGGEQEEAPLEVKIELPVDAHVPHDYAPGERLRLQAYRAIAAANSEEDVKAVREELTDRYGKLPEPVENLLLVAGLRMLARACGVGEIVLQGPNIRFAPVELRESQELRLKRLHPRTVIKAATRQILVPRPTAGKIGGKPVVGRELLAWTGEFLTTILGS, from the coding sequence ATGAGCCTGCACGGTCTGCTGGATGCCGTCGTACGAGACCCCGCGCTCGCCGAAGCGGTGAGGGCCGCCACCGACGGCCACCGGATGCACCTCGACCTGGTCGGCCCCCCCGCCGCCCGCCCCTTCGCGATCGCCGCGCTGGCGCGTGACGCGGGCCGCTCCGTGCTCGCGGTGACCGCCACCGGCCGCGAGGCCGAGGACCTGGCGGCCGCCCTGCGCTCGATGCTGCCGGCCGAGGAGATCGTGGAGTACCCGTCCTGGGAGACGCTGCCGCACGAACGCCTCTCGCCGCGCAGCGACACCGTGGGCCGGCGCCTCGCCGTGCTGCGCCGGCTGTCCCACCCCAGCAAGGACGACCCGTCCGCCGGGCCCGTGAGCGTCGTCGTCGCGCCCATCCGCTCCGTACTGCAACCGCAGGTCAAGGGGCTCGGGGATCTGGAGCCCGTCTCGCTGCGGACCGGGCAGTCCGCGGATCTGAACGAGATCGTGGAGGGGCTCGCCGCCGCCGCGTACGCCCGGGTCGAACTCGTCGAGAAGCGAGGGGAGTTCGCGGTCCGGGGCGGGATCCTCGATGTGTTCCCGCCCACCGAGGAGCACCCGCTGCGGGTGGAGTTCTGGGGCGACGACGTCGAGGAGATCCGGTACTTCAAGGTCGCCGACCAGCGTTCCCTGGAGGTCGCCGAGCACGGACTGTGGGCGCCGCCCTGCCGTGAGCTGCTGCTCACCGACGAGGTGCGCACCCGCGCGGCGGCCCTCGCCGAGCAGCACCCCGAGCTCGGCGAGCTCCTCGGCAAGATCGCCGAGGGGATCGCGGTGGAGGGCATGGAGTCCCTCGCGCCGGTCCTCGTCGACGAGATGGAGCTGCTCATCGACGTGCTGCCGCAGGGTTCGATGGCCGTGGTGTGCGACCCGGAGCGGGTGCGGACGCGAGCCGCGGACCTGGTCGCCACCAGCCAGGAGTTCCTCCAGGCGTCCTGGGCGGCGAGCGCGGGCGGGGGAGAGGCGCCCATCGACGTGGACGCGGCCTCCCTGTGGGGCATCGCCGACGTACGCGACCGGGCCCGTGAGCTGAACATGATGTGGTGGTCGGTGTCGCCGTTCGCCGCCGATGACGCCGACCTGGATGACGAAACCCTCAAGCTGGGCATGCACGCCCCCGAGGCCTACCGCGGTGACATCCAGCGGGCGCTCGCCGACACCAAGCAGTGGCTGGCCGACGGCTGGCGCACGGTGTATGTGACGGCCGGTCACGGCCCGGCGTCGCGCACCGTCGAGGTGCTCGGCGGCGAGGGCATCGCGGCCCGGCTCGACGCGGAGATCGACGAGCTGACCCCTTCGGTGGTCCAGGTGACGTGCGGCGCCATCGACTTCGGCTTCGTGGATCCCGCGCTGGGGCTCGCGGTCCTGACCGAGACCGACCTCACCGGCCAGCGCTCCGCCACCAAGGACCTGGGCCGGATGCCGGCCCGCCGCCGCAAGACCATCGACCCGCTCACCCTGGAGGTGGGCGACTACATCGTGCACGAGCAGCACGGTGTGGGCCGCTACATCGAGATGGTGCAGCGCACCGTGCAGAACGCGACCCGCGAGTACCTGCTGGTCGAGTACGCGCCCGCCAAGCGCGGGCAGCCCGGCGACCGGCTCTACATCCCCACCGACCAGCTGGAGCAGGTGACCAAGTACGTCGGCGGCGAGGCCCCGACGCTGCACCGGCTCGGTGGCGCCGACTGGACCAAGACCAAGGCGCGCGCGAAGAAGGCCGTCAAGGAGATCGCCGCCGACCTGATCCGGCTCTACAGCGCCCGCATGGCGGCGCCCGGCCACGCGTTCGGCGCCGACACGCCCTGGCAGCGCGAGCTGGAGGACGCCTTCCCGTACACGGAGACCCCCGATCAGCTGTCCACGATCGCCGAGGTCAAGGAGGACATGGAGAAGACGGTCCCGATGGACCGGCTGATCTGTGGCGACGTGGGCTACGGAAAGACCGAGATCGCGGTGCGCGCCGCGTTCAAGGCCGTACAGGACGGCAAGCAGGTCGCCGTTCTGGTGCCGACGACACTCCTGGTGCAGCAGCACTTCGGCACCTTCACCGAGCGCTACGCCCAATTCCCGGTCGTGGTGCGGGCGTTGAGCCGCTTCCAGAGCGACACCGAGGCGAAGGCGACCCTTGAGGGCTTGAAGGACGGGTCGGTCGACCTCGTCATCGGCACGCACCGGCTGTTCTCCTCGGAGACCAAGTTCAAGGACCTGGGCCTGGTCATCGTCGACGAGGAGCAGCGTTTCGGCGTCGAGCACAAGGAGCAGCTGAAGAAGCTGCGCGCCAACGTGGACGTCCTGACGATGTCCGCGACGCCCATTCCCCGTACGCTCGAAATGGCCGTGACGGGCATTCGCGAGATGTCGACGATCACCACCCCGCCGGAGGAGCGCCACCCCGTCCTGACCTTCGTCGGGCCGTACGAGGAGAAGCAGATCGGCGCCGCCGTCCGGCGTGAGCTGCTGCGCGAGGGTCAGGTCTTCTACATCCACAACCGGGTCGAGTCCATCGACCGGGCCGCGGCCCGGCTGCGCGAGATCGTGCCCGAGGCGCGCATCCAGATCGCGCACGGGCAGATGGGCGAGAGCCAGCTGGAGCAGGTCGTCGTCGACTTCTGGGAGAAGAAGTTCGACGTGCTGGTCTCCACGACGATCGTCGAGTCGGGCATCGACATCTCCAACGCCAACACCCTCATCGTGGAGCGCGGCGACAACTTCGGCCTCTCCCAGCTGCACCAGTTGCGCGGCCGGGTGGGCCGGGGCCGCGACCGCGGTTACGCCTACTTCCTGTATCCGCCGGAGAAGCCGCTGACCGAGACGGCGCACGAGCGGCTCGCCACGATCGCCCAGCACACCGAGATGGGCGCGGGCATGTATGTGGCGATGAAGGACCTGGAGATCCGGGGCGCGGGCAACCTCCTCGGCGGCGAGCAGTCGGGGCACATCGCGGGCGTCGGTTTCGACCTGTACGTCCGCATGGTCGGCGAGGCGGTCGCCGACTACCGGGCGCAGATGGAGGGCGGCGAGCAGGAGGAGGCGCCGCTGGAGGTCAAGATCGAGCTGCCGGTCGACGCGCACGTCCCGCACGACTACGCGCCGGGCGAGCGGCTGCGCCTCCAGGCCTATCGGGCGATCGCCGCGGCCAACTCCGAGGAGGACGTCAAGGCGGTGCGCGAGGAGCTCACCGACCGGTACGGCAAGCTGCCCGAGCCGGTCGAGAACCTGCTCCTGGTCGCGGGCCTGAGGATGCTGGCCCGGGCCTGCGGGGTCGGGGAGATCGTGCTCCAGGGGCCCAACATCCGGTTCGCTCCGGTGGAGTTGAGGGAGTCGCAGGAGCTGCGTCTCAAGCGCCTGCACCCCCGTACGGTCATCAAGGCGGCCACCCGGCAGATCCTGGTGCCGCGCCCGACCGCGGGGAAGATCGGCGGCAAGCCGGTGGTCGGGCGGGAACTGCTGGCCTGGACGGGTGAGTTCCTCACCACGATCCTGGGGTCCTGA
- a CDS encoding protein kinase domain-containing protein, whose translation MTAGRVVADRYELAAILGQGGMGQVWTAYDRRLDRRVAVKLLRPDRVAGGHGAGGDVDELRRRFVRECRVTAQVDHPGLVTVHDAGGDGDDLYLVMQYVEGADLADHLAEHEPYPWPWTVAVAAQLCAVLSAVHAVPIVHRDLKPRNVMVRPDGTVTVLDLGVASVLDTDTTRLTHTGSPIGSPAYMAPEQAMGGAVGPGTDLYALGVLLHELLSGDVPFAGSTALGVLHRHLYEPPVPVRRVRPEVPESLEALVLRLLAKDPQDRPSCAQEVYEHLAPLLPARGGPGPTGPLDPTRPFLRPHAPWPDRPGPAPGPPAGAPPLPAVPPRPDVAGAVDEVKRLLGEGRITQAVDILGSILPAAAAEHGERSPVVRILRKQYAATLMDDGQYRRALPELRRLAADRSAEAGPADPGALDFRHDAAHCLEQLGEAGAALAEYRSVLPGFEALYAATDPARPFGVRHRIGHLLLAVGDHAAGHQQLQSLLWDAERVYGPQHPYPAELRRALAHQREVRGA comes from the coding sequence GTGACCGCGGGGCGGGTCGTCGCCGACCGCTACGAGCTGGCGGCGATCCTCGGCCAGGGCGGCATGGGTCAGGTGTGGACGGCGTACGACCGGCGTCTGGACCGCCGGGTCGCGGTGAAACTCCTGCGGCCCGACCGGGTCGCCGGCGGCCACGGCGCGGGCGGGGACGTCGACGAGCTGCGGCGCCGGTTCGTGCGCGAATGCCGGGTGACCGCGCAGGTCGACCACCCCGGCCTCGTCACCGTGCACGACGCGGGCGGCGACGGCGACGACCTGTACCTCGTCATGCAGTACGTCGAGGGCGCGGACCTCGCCGACCACCTCGCCGAGCACGAGCCCTACCCCTGGCCGTGGACGGTGGCCGTCGCCGCCCAGCTGTGCGCGGTGCTCTCGGCGGTGCACGCCGTGCCGATCGTCCACCGCGACCTCAAGCCGCGCAATGTGATGGTGCGCCCCGACGGCACGGTGACCGTCCTCGACCTGGGCGTCGCCTCCGTCCTGGACACCGACACGACGCGCCTCACCCACACCGGCTCCCCCATCGGCTCGCCCGCCTACATGGCGCCCGAGCAGGCGATGGGCGGCGCCGTCGGCCCGGGCACCGATCTGTACGCGCTCGGTGTGCTGCTGCACGAACTGCTCAGCGGGGACGTCCCGTTCGCGGGGTCCACCGCGCTCGGCGTCCTGCACCGCCATCTGTACGAGCCGCCGGTTCCGGTGCGCAGAGTGCGGCCCGAAGTGCCCGAGTCCCTCGAAGCGCTGGTGCTGCGGCTGCTCGCCAAGGACCCTCAGGACAGGCCGAGTTGTGCGCAGGAGGTGTACGAGCACCTGGCGCCGCTGCTTCCCGCGCGCGGCGGCCCCGGCCCCACGGGCCCGCTCGACCCGACCCGGCCGTTCCTGCGCCCGCACGCGCCCTGGCCCGACCGGCCGGGGCCCGCGCCCGGCCCGCCCGCCGGCGCGCCGCCGCTGCCCGCCGTCCCGCCGCGGCCCGATGTGGCGGGCGCCGTCGACGAGGTCAAGCGGCTGCTCGGCGAGGGCCGCATCACCCAGGCCGTCGACATCCTCGGCTCGATCCTGCCCGCCGCGGCGGCCGAGCACGGCGAACGCTCGCCGGTGGTACGCATCCTGCGCAAGCAGTACGCGGCGACGCTGATGGACGACGGCCAGTACCGGCGCGCCCTGCCCGAACTGCGCCGGCTCGCCGCCGACCGGTCGGCCGAGGCGGGCCCTGCCGACCCGGGCGCCCTGGACTTCCGCCACGACGCGGCGCACTGCCTCGAACAGCTCGGTGAGGCGGGCGCGGCGCTCGCCGAGTACCGGTCGGTGCTGCCCGGCTTCGAGGCGCTGTACGCCGCGACCGACCCGGCCCGCCCGTTCGGCGTCCGCCACCGGATCGGGCATCTGCTCCTCGCGGTCGGGGACCACGCGGCGGGCCACCAGCAGCTCCAGTCCCTGCTGTGGGACGCGGAACGGGTGTACGGCCCGCAGCACCCCTACCCCGCCGAGCTGCGCCGCGCCCTTGCCCACCAGCGGGAAGTCCGGGGGGCGTAA